From Sardina pilchardus chromosome 9, fSarPil1.1, whole genome shotgun sequence, a single genomic window includes:
- the prickle2b gene encoding prickle-like protein 2b isoform X2: MQLEMEKTVTKLMYDFQRNSTSDDDSGCALEEYAWVPPGLKPEQVHQYYSSLPEDKVPYVNSPGEKYRIKQLLHQLPPHDNEARYCNSLDDEEKRELKLFSGQRKRENLGRGNVRPFPVTMTGAICEQCGGQINGGDIAVFASRAGHGVCWHPRCFVCSMCDELLVDLIYFYQDGKIYCGRHHAERLKPRCSACDEIIFADECTEAEGRHWHMKHFCCFECETVLGGQRYIMKEGRPYCCGCFESLYAEYCDSCGEHIGIDQGQMTYDGQHWHATETCFCCARCKKSLLGRPFLPKQGQIFCSRACSVGEDPNGSDSSDSAFQSARSRESRRCAKAGKNVGSVHAANGHANGFAPDVDPLSLQMDLLSLSSQTPSLTREPPSWKGHGEAYAYEGRANATPSPLQLLSQCNIRTSYNPAPTSGKAGEPRAKDPGHPNKRPPISALKGHSFNDNWYSGPDDYSPPKLKTQSSFNDVSHNGFSEKRSVSLHVFQRDRDLDTQGGGGGGRSRNPISALSFTEQLTPLEQTPRGSMESLALSNATGTSADGGGKRQEHLSRFSMPDLSKDSGMNVSEKSNMGTLNSSVQFRSSESLRSLTSAQPYMEMDAPVAVKYPLQYHHHHQPSAVSALPPGFAYQEEDRLSLVSNANSARLPAMSERERGVRGGGRGGSGPAEEPRRRHHHHHHHRRSRRSRRSRSENALNLAADRRAPAHERPQRRVCEDYDRFPPPRGQRDALGVGGGGGGVGGGGHFRPQPFRQCPRTTSDLTLQNAAALRPRGLRLGWDDYGDYADDGGDDWCSTCSSSSESDDEGFFLGEPIPRPMQLRYMTSQELLQKYSSGGLAGPGQIGSRGQLHTRKRRKSKNCIIS, encoded by the exons ATGCAACTGGAGATGGAGAAGACGGTCACCAAGCTGATGTACGACTTCCAGCGGAACTCCACGTCGGACGACGACTCCGGCTGTGCCCTGGAGGAGTACGCCTGGGTCCCCCCGGGACTCAAGCCCGAGCAG GTGCACCAGTACTACAGCTCTCTGCCAGAGGATAAGGTGCCCTACGTCAACAGCCCCGGAGAGAAGTACCGCATCAAGCAGCTCCTGCACCAGCTACCCCCACACGACAATGAG GCGCGCTACTGCAACTCCCTGGACGACGAGGAGAAGCGCGAGCTCAAGCTCTTCAGCGGCCAGCGCAAGCGCGAGAATCTGGGTCGCGGAAACGTGAGACCCTTCCCTGTGACAATGACCGGGGCCATCTGTGAGCAG TGCGGTGGGCAGATTAACGGCGGGGACATCGCGGTGTTTGCGTCGCGGGCGGGCCACGGCGTGTGCTGGCACCCGCGCTGCTTCGTGTGCAGCATGTGCGACGAGCTGCTGGTGGACCTCATCTACTTCTACCAGGACGGCAAGATCTACTGCGGACGCCACCACGCAGAGAGGCTCAAGCCCCGCTGCTCCGCCTGCGACGAg ATCATTTTCGCGGACGAGTGCACGGAGGCGGAGGGCCGCCACTGGCACATGAAGCACTTCTGCTGCTTCGAGTGCGAGACGGTGCTGGGCGGCCAGCGCTACATCATGAAGGAGGGCCGTCCGTACTGCTGCGGCTGCTTCGAGTCCCTCTACGCCGAGTACTGCGACTCCTGCGGGGAGCACATCG GTATTGACCAGGGCCAGATGACCTACGATGGTCAGCACTGGCACGCCACCGAGACGTGTTTCTGCTGCGCCCGCTGTAAGAAGTCCCTCCTGGGCCGGCCCTTCCTGCCCAAGCAGGGTCAGATCTTCTGCTCGCGGGCCTGCAGCGTGGGCGAGGACCCCAACGGCTCCGACTCCTCCGACTCGGCCTTCCAGAGCGCCCGCTCGCGCGAGTCCCGCCGCTGCGCCAAGGCCGGCAAGAACGTCGGCAGCGTCCACGCCGCCAACGGCCACGCCAACGGCTTCGCGCCGGACGTGGACCCGCTGTCCCTGCAGATGGACCTGCTGAGCCTGTCCAGCCAGACGCCCAGTCTGACGCGGGAGCCGCCCAGCTGGAAGGGCCACGGCGAGGCGTACGCGTACGAGGGCCGGGCCAACGCCACCCCCAGCCCCCTGCAGCTGCTTAGCCAGTGCAACATCAGGACGAGCTACAACCCCGCGCCCACCTCAGGAAAAGCCGGCGAGCCGCGGGCAAAGGACCCCGGCCACCCGAACAAGAGGCCCCCAATATCGGCCCTCAAAGGGCACTCCTTCAACGACAACTGGTACAGCGGGCCGGACGACTACTCCCCGCCCAAGCTGAAAACGCAGTCCAGCTTCAACGACGTGTCCCACAACGGCTTCTCGGAGAAGCGCTCGGTCAGCCTGCACGTGTTCCAGAGGGACCGGGACCTGGACactcagggaggaggaggaggagggcggagCAGGAACCCGATCAGTGCACTTAGTTTTACCGAGCAACTCACACCTCTGGAGCAAACTCCAAGAGGCTCCATGGAGTCACTGGCCTTGTCTAATGCCACAG GGACGTCGGCCGACGGAGGTGGCAAGCGCCAGGAGCACCTCTCTCGCTTCTCCATGCCCGACCTCAGCAAGGACTCGGGCATGAACGTGTCGGAGAAGAGCAACATGGGCACGCTCAACTCCTCGGTCCAGTTCCGCAGCTCCGAGTCGCTGCGCAGCCTGACCTCGGCGCAGCCGTACATGGAGATGGACGCGCCCGTGGCGGTCAAGTACCCGCTGcagtaccaccaccaccaccagccgtCGGCCGTGAGCGCCCTGCCGCCCGGCTTCGCCTACCAGGAGGAGGACCGGCTGAGTCTGGTGAGCAACGCCAACAGCGCCCGGCTGCCCGCCATGAGCGAGCGCGAGCGTGGCGTgcggggggggggacgggggggtagCGGCCCGGCCGAGGAGCCCAGGCgccggcaccaccaccaccaccaccaccggcgcTCCAGGCGCTCGCGCCGCTCCCGCTCGGAGAACGCCCTCAACCTGGCCGCCGACCGCCGGGCGCCCGCCCACGAGCGGCCGCAGCGGCGCGTCTGCGAGGACTACGACCGCTTCCCGCCGCCGCGCGGTCAGCGGGACGCCCTGGGCgtcggcggcggaggaggaggagtcggAGGGGGCGGCCACTTCCGCCCGCAGCCCTTCCGCCAGTGCCCGCGCACCACCTCGGACCTGACGCTCCAGAACGCGGCGGCGCTGCGCCCCAGGGGCCTGCGCCTGGGCTGGGACGACTACGGCGACTACGCCGACGACGGCGGCGACGACTGGTGCTCCACGTGCTCGTCCTCGTCCGAGTCGGACGACGAGGGCTTCTTCCTGGGCGAGCCCATCCCGCGGCCCATGCAGCTGCGCTACATGACCAGCCAGGAGCTGCTGCAGAAGTACAGCTCCGGAGGACTGGCCGGCCCCGGGCAGATCGGCAGCCGCGGGCAGCTGCACACGCGCAAGCGCCGGAAAAGCAAGAACTGCATCATCTCCTAA
- the prickle2b gene encoding prickle-like protein 2b isoform X1 yields the protein MFSRGSKKRQISQKIGSLDDPERGQPCNACGDQCPGFTLHKWRKICLHCKCPREEHAVSAMQLEMEKTVTKLMYDFQRNSTSDDDSGCALEEYAWVPPGLKPEQVHQYYSSLPEDKVPYVNSPGEKYRIKQLLHQLPPHDNEARYCNSLDDEEKRELKLFSGQRKRENLGRGNVRPFPVTMTGAICEQCGGQINGGDIAVFASRAGHGVCWHPRCFVCSMCDELLVDLIYFYQDGKIYCGRHHAERLKPRCSACDEIIFADECTEAEGRHWHMKHFCCFECETVLGGQRYIMKEGRPYCCGCFESLYAEYCDSCGEHIGIDQGQMTYDGQHWHATETCFCCARCKKSLLGRPFLPKQGQIFCSRACSVGEDPNGSDSSDSAFQSARSRESRRCAKAGKNVGSVHAANGHANGFAPDVDPLSLQMDLLSLSSQTPSLTREPPSWKGHGEAYAYEGRANATPSPLQLLSQCNIRTSYNPAPTSGKAGEPRAKDPGHPNKRPPISALKGHSFNDNWYSGPDDYSPPKLKTQSSFNDVSHNGFSEKRSVSLHVFQRDRDLDTQGGGGGGRSRNPISALSFTEQLTPLEQTPRGSMESLALSNATGTSADGGGKRQEHLSRFSMPDLSKDSGMNVSEKSNMGTLNSSVQFRSSESLRSLTSAQPYMEMDAPVAVKYPLQYHHHHQPSAVSALPPGFAYQEEDRLSLVSNANSARLPAMSERERGVRGGGRGGSGPAEEPRRRHHHHHHHRRSRRSRRSRSENALNLAADRRAPAHERPQRRVCEDYDRFPPPRGQRDALGVGGGGGGVGGGGHFRPQPFRQCPRTTSDLTLQNAAALRPRGLRLGWDDYGDYADDGGDDWCSTCSSSSESDDEGFFLGEPIPRPMQLRYMTSQELLQKYSSGGLAGPGQIGSRGQLHTRKRRKSKNCIIS from the exons GAAGATCTGCCTCCACTGTAAGTGTCCTCGCGAGGAGCATGCGGTGAGTGCCATGCAACTGGAGATGGAGAAGACGGTCACCAAGCTGATGTACGACTTCCAGCGGAACTCCACGTCGGACGACGACTCCGGCTGTGCCCTGGAGGAGTACGCCTGGGTCCCCCCGGGACTCAAGCCCGAGCAG GTGCACCAGTACTACAGCTCTCTGCCAGAGGATAAGGTGCCCTACGTCAACAGCCCCGGAGAGAAGTACCGCATCAAGCAGCTCCTGCACCAGCTACCCCCACACGACAATGAG GCGCGCTACTGCAACTCCCTGGACGACGAGGAGAAGCGCGAGCTCAAGCTCTTCAGCGGCCAGCGCAAGCGCGAGAATCTGGGTCGCGGAAACGTGAGACCCTTCCCTGTGACAATGACCGGGGCCATCTGTGAGCAG TGCGGTGGGCAGATTAACGGCGGGGACATCGCGGTGTTTGCGTCGCGGGCGGGCCACGGCGTGTGCTGGCACCCGCGCTGCTTCGTGTGCAGCATGTGCGACGAGCTGCTGGTGGACCTCATCTACTTCTACCAGGACGGCAAGATCTACTGCGGACGCCACCACGCAGAGAGGCTCAAGCCCCGCTGCTCCGCCTGCGACGAg ATCATTTTCGCGGACGAGTGCACGGAGGCGGAGGGCCGCCACTGGCACATGAAGCACTTCTGCTGCTTCGAGTGCGAGACGGTGCTGGGCGGCCAGCGCTACATCATGAAGGAGGGCCGTCCGTACTGCTGCGGCTGCTTCGAGTCCCTCTACGCCGAGTACTGCGACTCCTGCGGGGAGCACATCG GTATTGACCAGGGCCAGATGACCTACGATGGTCAGCACTGGCACGCCACCGAGACGTGTTTCTGCTGCGCCCGCTGTAAGAAGTCCCTCCTGGGCCGGCCCTTCCTGCCCAAGCAGGGTCAGATCTTCTGCTCGCGGGCCTGCAGCGTGGGCGAGGACCCCAACGGCTCCGACTCCTCCGACTCGGCCTTCCAGAGCGCCCGCTCGCGCGAGTCCCGCCGCTGCGCCAAGGCCGGCAAGAACGTCGGCAGCGTCCACGCCGCCAACGGCCACGCCAACGGCTTCGCGCCGGACGTGGACCCGCTGTCCCTGCAGATGGACCTGCTGAGCCTGTCCAGCCAGACGCCCAGTCTGACGCGGGAGCCGCCCAGCTGGAAGGGCCACGGCGAGGCGTACGCGTACGAGGGCCGGGCCAACGCCACCCCCAGCCCCCTGCAGCTGCTTAGCCAGTGCAACATCAGGACGAGCTACAACCCCGCGCCCACCTCAGGAAAAGCCGGCGAGCCGCGGGCAAAGGACCCCGGCCACCCGAACAAGAGGCCCCCAATATCGGCCCTCAAAGGGCACTCCTTCAACGACAACTGGTACAGCGGGCCGGACGACTACTCCCCGCCCAAGCTGAAAACGCAGTCCAGCTTCAACGACGTGTCCCACAACGGCTTCTCGGAGAAGCGCTCGGTCAGCCTGCACGTGTTCCAGAGGGACCGGGACCTGGACactcagggaggaggaggaggagggcggagCAGGAACCCGATCAGTGCACTTAGTTTTACCGAGCAACTCACACCTCTGGAGCAAACTCCAAGAGGCTCCATGGAGTCACTGGCCTTGTCTAATGCCACAG GGACGTCGGCCGACGGAGGTGGCAAGCGCCAGGAGCACCTCTCTCGCTTCTCCATGCCCGACCTCAGCAAGGACTCGGGCATGAACGTGTCGGAGAAGAGCAACATGGGCACGCTCAACTCCTCGGTCCAGTTCCGCAGCTCCGAGTCGCTGCGCAGCCTGACCTCGGCGCAGCCGTACATGGAGATGGACGCGCCCGTGGCGGTCAAGTACCCGCTGcagtaccaccaccaccaccagccgtCGGCCGTGAGCGCCCTGCCGCCCGGCTTCGCCTACCAGGAGGAGGACCGGCTGAGTCTGGTGAGCAACGCCAACAGCGCCCGGCTGCCCGCCATGAGCGAGCGCGAGCGTGGCGTgcggggggggggacgggggggtagCGGCCCGGCCGAGGAGCCCAGGCgccggcaccaccaccaccaccaccaccggcgcTCCAGGCGCTCGCGCCGCTCCCGCTCGGAGAACGCCCTCAACCTGGCCGCCGACCGCCGGGCGCCCGCCCACGAGCGGCCGCAGCGGCGCGTCTGCGAGGACTACGACCGCTTCCCGCCGCCGCGCGGTCAGCGGGACGCCCTGGGCgtcggcggcggaggaggaggagtcggAGGGGGCGGCCACTTCCGCCCGCAGCCCTTCCGCCAGTGCCCGCGCACCACCTCGGACCTGACGCTCCAGAACGCGGCGGCGCTGCGCCCCAGGGGCCTGCGCCTGGGCTGGGACGACTACGGCGACTACGCCGACGACGGCGGCGACGACTGGTGCTCCACGTGCTCGTCCTCGTCCGAGTCGGACGACGAGGGCTTCTTCCTGGGCGAGCCCATCCCGCGGCCCATGCAGCTGCGCTACATGACCAGCCAGGAGCTGCTGCAGAAGTACAGCTCCGGAGGACTGGCCGGCCCCGGGCAGATCGGCAGCCGCGGGCAGCTGCACACGCGCAAGCGCCGGAAAAGCAAGAACTGCATCATCTCCTAA